One Mycolicibacterium crocinum DNA window includes the following coding sequences:
- a CDS encoding homogentisate 1,2-dioxygenase, protein MESFTHLRKGTTPRRVHADLDGLKDDELGRGGFTGRTANIYRRNDPTTFRATGPLRPLDVLSSELKPSDLADFAGTPLLLFTNDDCRISLSRREAAMPFYVRYVDGDLLCFVHQGSGSLETEFGPLDYRTGDWIYIPKACTWRQIPTPGHESTWLIIEATDEFRVPPAGPLGRHWPFDPSQAVVPDPAPIDDGDGPHTDGEYQVRLYHRPIDGVDTTTLRYPHNPIDVEGWRGDNYAFTFNIDDYNVVTSDSVHLPPMVHLFMEATGVYVCNFLPKPAESVPGTERTPWYHRNVDFDEIAFFHGGSLYGIPMPPGLISHAPQGVHHGAPEKARERARRKFDDFDRVDWKVIAIDTRRRLVPSPEVLANDLEQH, encoded by the coding sequence ATGGAATCCTTCACTCACCTGCGCAAAGGCACAACACCTCGGCGCGTCCACGCCGACCTCGACGGCCTCAAGGACGATGAACTGGGCCGAGGTGGATTCACCGGCCGTACCGCCAATATCTACCGCCGTAACGATCCCACCACATTTCGCGCCACGGGTCCGCTACGACCGCTCGACGTCCTTTCCAGTGAGCTCAAACCCAGCGACCTCGCCGACTTCGCCGGCACACCGCTGCTGCTGTTCACCAACGACGACTGCCGCATCTCACTGAGCCGGCGCGAGGCGGCCATGCCGTTCTATGTGCGCTACGTCGACGGCGACCTGCTGTGCTTCGTCCACCAAGGTTCCGGATCATTGGAAACCGAGTTCGGACCACTGGACTACCGCACCGGCGACTGGATCTACATCCCGAAGGCGTGCACGTGGCGGCAGATCCCCACCCCGGGGCACGAAAGCACCTGGCTGATCATCGAGGCCACCGACGAGTTCCGGGTGCCACCGGCGGGCCCACTCGGGCGCCACTGGCCCTTTGACCCCTCCCAGGCCGTCGTGCCGGACCCAGCGCCCATCGACGACGGCGACGGGCCGCACACCGACGGTGAATATCAGGTGCGGCTCTATCACCGCCCTATCGACGGCGTCGACACCACAACACTGCGCTACCCGCATAACCCGATCGACGTCGAAGGGTGGCGCGGCGACAACTACGCGTTCACCTTCAATATCGACGACTACAACGTGGTCACCTCCGACAGCGTGCACCTGCCGCCGATGGTGCATCTGTTCATGGAAGCGACGGGCGTGTACGTCTGCAATTTCCTGCCGAAGCCGGCCGAATCGGTCCCCGGCACCGAACGCACCCCCTGGTATCACCGCAACGTCGACTTCGACGAGATCGCGTTCTTCCACGGCGGCTCGCTCTACGGCATCCCGATGCCGCCGGGGTTGATCAGCCACGCCCCGCAGGGGGTCCACCACGGCGCACCGGAGAAAGCTCGCGAGCGGGCCCGGCGCAAGTTCGACGACTTCGACCGCGTGGACTGGAAAGTCATCGCGATTGACACCCGCAGGCGACTGGTCCCGTCGCCGGAGGTCCTGGCCAACGATTTGGAGCAGCACTGA
- a CDS encoding esterase family protein — translation MKSLFDKVRGWPRRLAVAAVAAAALPGLIGLVGESATASAFSRPGLPVEYLMVPSPSMGHDIKIQFQSGGPNSPAVYLLDGLRAQDDFNGWDINTQAFEWYYQSGLSIVMPVGGQSSFYADWYSPACSKTGCQTYKWETFLTQELPQWLSANRQVKPTGSAAIGLSMAGSASLILSVYHPQQFIYAGSMSGFLNPSEGSWPFLINLSMGDAGGFKANDMWGRTEDPNSGWKRNDPMVQIPAIVANGTRIWIYCGNGKPNELGGGDLPATFLEGLTIRTNITFRDNYLAAGGKNGVFNFPDNGTHNWAYWGRELQAMKPDLISHLGATPQS, via the coding sequence GTGAAGTCCTTGTTTGACAAGGTGCGCGGCTGGCCGCGTCGATTGGCTGTCGCTGCGGTTGCGGCGGCGGCTCTTCCGGGCCTGATCGGCCTGGTCGGTGAATCGGCAACGGCGAGCGCGTTCTCCCGTCCGGGGCTCCCGGTGGAGTACTTGATGGTTCCGTCGCCCTCGATGGGCCACGACATCAAGATCCAGTTCCAGAGTGGCGGACCGAACTCTCCGGCCGTCTACCTGCTCGATGGCCTCCGTGCGCAGGACGACTTCAACGGCTGGGACATCAACACCCAGGCGTTCGAGTGGTACTACCAGTCCGGTCTGTCGATTGTCATGCCCGTCGGCGGACAGTCCAGCTTCTACGCCGACTGGTACTCGCCGGCCTGCAGCAAGACCGGTTGCCAGACCTACAAGTGGGAGACCTTCCTGACCCAGGAACTCCCGCAGTGGTTGTCGGCCAACCGTCAGGTCAAGCCCACCGGCAGCGCCGCGATCGGTCTGTCGATGGCCGGTTCGGCCTCGCTGATCCTGTCGGTGTACCACCCGCAGCAGTTCATCTACGCCGGTTCGATGTCGGGCTTCCTGAACCCGTCTGAGGGCTCGTGGCCGTTCCTGATCAACCTGTCCATGGGTGACGCGGGCGGTTTCAAGGCCAACGACATGTGGGGTCGGACCGAAGATCCGAACAGCGGCTGGAAGCGCAACGACCCGATGGTGCAGATCCCCGCGATCGTCGCCAACGGCACCCGCATCTGGATCTACTGCGGTAACGGCAAGCCCAATGAGCTGGGCGGCGGCGACCTGCCGGCCACCTTCCTCGAGGGTCTGACCATTCGCACCAACATCACCTTCCGCGACAACTACCTGGCCGCGGGCGGCAAGAACGGTGTGTTCAACTTCCCCGACAACGGCACCCACAACTGGGCCTACTGGGGTCGCGAGCTTCAGGCGATGAAGCCCGATCTCATCAGCCACCTGGGAGCTACTCCGCAGTCCTGA
- a CDS encoding alpha/beta hydrolase family protein, translating into MVTPVKRAYERIPYLIAYQNTSAVRDVYGGVAELVVLESYLLKPTTPSDTVLVFMHPIGGGAYLPMINALAKAGHHVIYCNSRFRGTDSALLMEKVVEDLGECIKDAKNRLGYTKVVLAGWSGGGSLSVFYQQQAQNPTITASPSGDGPDLTKLGLIPADGIMLLAAHISRHGTMTEWMDASILDESDPTKRDPELDLYNPDNPNQPPYTHEFLTRYHEAQIARNRRITKWVKNKLAELKAEGRPDDEFCFVVHGTMADPRWLDPTVDPNERAPGTCYLGDPQVVNMSPVGLARFCTLRSWLSQWSYDDANGDAVKAGPDIAVPALVIGNLADDACTPSHTRRLYEAIGHPDKEMHEIPGANHYYSGPDQRETLRQAVGIVTDWLVRHDFSKAD; encoded by the coding sequence ATGGTTACCCCGGTCAAACGCGCCTACGAACGCATCCCGTATCTCATTGCCTACCAGAACACTTCGGCCGTCCGCGACGTCTACGGCGGAGTCGCGGAGCTGGTCGTGCTGGAGAGCTACCTGCTCAAACCCACCACCCCGTCCGACACCGTGCTGGTGTTCATGCACCCGATCGGCGGTGGCGCCTACCTGCCGATGATCAACGCGCTGGCGAAGGCCGGGCATCACGTCATCTACTGCAACAGCCGCTTCCGTGGCACCGACTCGGCGCTGCTGATGGAGAAGGTGGTCGAGGATCTCGGCGAATGCATCAAGGACGCCAAGAATCGGCTGGGTTACACCAAGGTCGTCCTCGCCGGGTGGAGCGGCGGCGGGTCGCTGTCGGTCTTCTATCAACAGCAGGCTCAGAACCCGACGATCACGGCGAGTCCGTCCGGTGACGGCCCGGATCTGACCAAGTTGGGCTTGATTCCCGCCGACGGCATCATGCTGCTGGCCGCGCACATCAGCAGGCACGGCACCATGACCGAATGGATGGATGCGTCCATCCTCGACGAGAGCGACCCCACCAAGCGGGATCCCGAACTCGACCTGTACAACCCGGACAACCCCAACCAGCCGCCGTACACACACGAGTTCCTGACGCGCTATCACGAGGCGCAGATCGCCCGAAACCGGCGAATCACCAAGTGGGTCAAGAATAAATTGGCCGAGCTCAAAGCCGAAGGCCGACCCGATGACGAATTCTGTTTCGTCGTGCACGGCACCATGGCCGACCCACGGTGGCTCGACCCGACCGTCGACCCCAACGAACGCGCCCCGGGCACCTGTTATCTCGGCGATCCGCAGGTGGTCAACATGAGCCCGGTCGGGCTGGCACGGTTCTGCACCCTGCGCAGCTGGCTGTCACAGTGGAGCTATGACGACGCCAACGGTGACGCCGTGAAGGCCGGCCCGGACATCGCTGTGCCGGCACTGGTGATCGGTAACCTCGCCGACGACGCCTGTACGCCCAGCCATACCCGTCGGCTCTATGAGGCGATCGGGCATCCCGATAAGGAGATGCACGAGATCCCGGGCGCCAACCATTACTACTCCGGACCCGACCAGCGCGAGACGCTGCGTCAGGCCGTCGGGATCGTCACGGATTGGCTGGTCCGACACGACTTCTCAAAGGCTGATTGA
- a CDS encoding CaiB/BaiF CoA transferase family protein, producing the protein MTTGPLDGIRVLEVGTLISGPFAGRLLGDMGAEVIKIEPPGAPDPLRTWGQAELDGHHFFWTVHARNKKAVTLNLRQPRGRDLFLDLVEKSDIIVENFRPGTLEKWGLGYDVLRERNRGIILVRVSGYGQTGPEAKKAGYASVAEAASGLRHMNGFPGGPPPRLALSLGDSLAGMFAAQGALAALYRRTVTGEGQIVDAALTESCLAVQESTIPDYDVGGVVRGPSGTRLEGIAPSNIYRSADGSWVVIAANQDTVFRRLCAAMGQPELADDDRFANHVARGRNQDELDRIIGDWAAARQPDDIITTLSEAGVISGPINTVAEVVTDPQLLSRGMIADHWDERIGRNVKGPGVVPVLSESPGTIRSAGSARPGQHNSEVYGELLGLRSEEIADLESQGVL; encoded by the coding sequence ATGACGACTGGCCCCCTGGACGGTATTCGCGTCCTCGAGGTCGGGACGCTGATCTCGGGACCGTTCGCCGGCCGGCTGCTCGGCGACATGGGTGCCGAGGTCATCAAGATCGAGCCGCCGGGCGCTCCGGACCCGCTGCGCACCTGGGGCCAGGCCGAATTGGACGGTCACCACTTCTTCTGGACGGTGCACGCCCGCAACAAGAAGGCCGTCACACTCAACCTGCGCCAGCCCCGCGGGCGCGACCTGTTCCTTGATCTGGTCGAGAAGTCGGACATCATCGTCGAGAACTTCCGGCCCGGAACGCTGGAGAAGTGGGGCCTGGGTTACGACGTTCTGCGCGAACGCAATCGGGGCATCATCCTGGTCCGGGTGTCCGGCTACGGCCAGACCGGACCGGAGGCGAAGAAGGCCGGCTACGCGTCGGTGGCCGAGGCCGCCAGCGGGCTGCGACATATGAACGGCTTCCCCGGCGGACCGCCGCCGCGGCTGGCGCTGTCCCTCGGCGACAGTCTGGCCGGTATGTTCGCCGCGCAGGGTGCGCTGGCGGCGCTATATCGGCGCACCGTCACCGGTGAGGGGCAGATCGTCGACGCGGCACTGACGGAATCGTGCCTCGCCGTGCAGGAGTCGACGATCCCCGACTACGACGTCGGTGGTGTGGTGCGCGGACCGTCGGGCACCCGGCTGGAAGGCATTGCCCCATCCAACATCTACCGCAGCGCCGACGGTAGCTGGGTGGTGATCGCCGCCAACCAGGACACCGTGTTCCGTCGGTTGTGCGCGGCGATGGGTCAACCCGAGCTGGCCGACGACGACCGGTTCGCCAATCACGTTGCGCGCGGCCGCAATCAAGACGAGCTCGACAGGATCATCGGTGACTGGGCCGCGGCCCGCCAACCGGACGACATCATCACCACTCTCAGCGAGGCCGGCGTGATTAGTGGGCCGATCAACACCGTCGCCGAGGTCGTCACCGATCCGCAATTGCTGTCCCGCGGCATGATCGCCGACCACTGGGACGAACGCATCGGACGCAATGTGAAAGGGCCGGGCGTGGTTCCGGTGCTGTCGGAGTCCCCCGGCACCATTCGATCGGCCGGATCAGCGCGTCCCGGGCAGCACAACAGCGAGGTGTACGGTGAACTTCTGGGCCTGCGGTCCGAGGAGATCGCCGACCTCGAGTCCCAGGGGGTGCTGTGA
- a CDS encoding oxidoreductase has product MDSYQALLARQDGDQITASVETLDASELPPGDVTIRVAYSSVNYKDALALTPRGGVVRDYPIVPGIDLTGEVVESDSAEFAVGDQVLAHGYAIGTGHHGGYAEYVRLPADQVVALGSLTPREGAAIGTAGFTAALSVEALIGYGVTPDDGPIVVTGATGGVGSVSVDILAAAGFHVVASTGKAEAAEHLKSLGAAEVIGRLPEDPDAKPRPLGKSRWAGAVDCVGGTTLADVISTLEYGGAVAASGLTGGPALNTTVMPFILRGVALLGIDSVQLPIGPRRALWERLGGERKPRHLDDVTHEVDVKDVVSVIDQVRAGKYSGRAVVRVAGGF; this is encoded by the coding sequence ATGGATTCTTATCAGGCACTACTGGCCCGTCAGGACGGCGATCAGATCACCGCGTCGGTGGAGACGCTCGACGCCTCCGAACTTCCCCCCGGCGACGTCACGATCCGGGTCGCCTATTCCAGCGTCAACTACAAGGACGCACTCGCGCTGACACCGCGTGGCGGGGTGGTCCGGGACTATCCGATCGTGCCCGGCATCGACCTCACCGGTGAGGTCGTGGAGTCCGACTCCGCCGAGTTCGCCGTCGGCGACCAGGTATTGGCGCACGGTTACGCGATCGGCACCGGCCACCACGGCGGCTACGCCGAGTATGTGCGGCTGCCCGCCGATCAGGTTGTCGCACTGGGATCGCTGACACCGCGCGAAGGCGCGGCGATCGGAACGGCCGGTTTCACCGCGGCGCTGAGCGTCGAGGCCCTGATCGGGTACGGCGTCACACCCGACGACGGCCCGATCGTGGTGACCGGTGCGACCGGCGGCGTCGGCTCGGTGAGCGTGGACATCCTCGCTGCCGCCGGTTTCCACGTGGTGGCCTCCACCGGAAAGGCCGAGGCGGCCGAGCATCTCAAGTCCCTTGGGGCCGCGGAGGTCATCGGCCGGCTGCCCGAGGACCCCGACGCCAAGCCCCGCCCGCTGGGCAAGTCGCGGTGGGCGGGCGCGGTCGATTGCGTCGGCGGAACGACGCTGGCCGACGTCATCAGCACACTGGAGTACGGCGGTGCTGTCGCGGCCAGCGGTCTGACCGGTGGCCCGGCGCTCAACACGACTGTGATGCCCTTCATCCTGCGCGGGGTCGCGCTGCTGGGTATCGACTCGGTGCAGTTGCCGATCGGTCCGCGTCGGGCGCTGTGGGAGCGCCTGGGCGGCGAGCGCAAGCCGCGTCACCTCGACGACGTCACCCACGAGGTCGACGTCAAAGATGTCGTCTCGGTCATCGACCAGGTGCGGGCCGGTAAATACTCCGGGCGCGCGGTGGTACGGGTCGCCGGCGGCTTCTGA